Proteins found in one Candidatus Tisiphia endosymbiont of Beris chalybata genomic segment:
- the mraY gene encoding phospho-N-acetylmuramoyl-pentapeptide-transferase: MLYNLLAPYIQKLHIANLLHYITFRMGLAMLFSLLISFLIGPRLIKFLHNLQKHGQPIRDDGPETHKLKVGTPTMGGIMIIFSVCSSTLLFTDLTNKYIWIALFIFISFGIIGFIDDYAKITRNHHRGVSGKKKLLFQSIICLIACLLLNSVSNPNSNILSIPFFKNLVLDLGLFYVPFSMFVIVGASNAVNLTDGLDGLAIVPIAITAASFALIIYLVGNNFYANYLQIIYVPYISELAIFCTAIVGSSLGFLWFNAQPAEIFMGDTGSLSLGGALGVLSVIAKHEIVLAITGGLFVVETLSVIIQVYYFRTSGGKRIFKMAPLHHHFEKGGWPESKVVIRFWIIAIIFALIGLSSLKLR; the protein is encoded by the coding sequence ATGTTATATAATCTACTAGCGCCCTATATCCAAAAATTACATATAGCAAATCTATTGCATTATATTACTTTTCGTATGGGGCTTGCTATGTTATTTAGTTTGCTTATTTCATTTTTAATAGGCCCACGTCTCATTAAATTTTTACACAATCTTCAGAAACATGGGCAACCAATTCGTGATGATGGTCCAGAAACCCATAAATTAAAAGTAGGAACCCCTACTATGGGGGGGATAATGATTATCTTTTCTGTTTGTAGTTCAACTTTATTATTTACCGATCTCACTAATAAATATATATGGATAGCATTATTTATATTTATTAGTTTTGGCATAATAGGGTTTATAGATGATTACGCAAAAATTACCAGAAATCACCACCGGGGGGTGAGCGGGAAGAAGAAATTATTATTTCAATCGATTATTTGCCTTATTGCTTGTTTGTTATTAAATAGTGTTAGTAATCCAAATAGTAATATCCTTAGCATACCTTTTTTCAAAAATTTAGTTCTTGATTTAGGGCTATTTTATGTACCATTCTCTATGTTCGTTATAGTAGGGGCTTCCAACGCAGTTAATTTAACTGATGGGCTTGATGGGCTTGCAATAGTACCAATAGCAATTACTGCTGCATCTTTTGCTTTAATTATCTACCTAGTAGGTAATAATTTTTATGCAAATTATTTGCAAATTATTTATGTACCCTATATTTCTGAACTAGCAATTTTTTGTACTGCAATTGTTGGGTCTAGCCTCGGGTTTTTATGGTTTAACGCACAGCCAGCAGAGATATTTATGGGGGATACGGGCAGCTTAAGTTTAGGTGGAGCGCTTGGAGTGCTCAGTGTAATTGCTAAACATGAAATTGTATTAGCAATTACAGGTGGCTTATTTGTAGTGGAAACTCTATCTGTAATAATTCAAGTATATTATTTTCGAACATCTGGAGGCAAAAGAATTTTCAAGATGGCCCCATTACATCATCACTTTGAAAAAGGGGGGTGGCCTGAATCAAAGGTGGTAATACGTTTTTGGATCATAGCTATAATATTTGCGTTAATTGGTTTATCTTCCCTCAAATTAAGATAA
- a CDS encoding UDP-N-acetylmuramoyl-tripeptide--D-alanyl-D-alanine ligase: MIWSAEDLSNCLGVVIHPSIAGQQIQFNSNAVLAGDLFIALKGNRDGHDYALEAIAKGASAVIISREIPGIASDKVIKVSDTLLALIQMAEYKRRKSKATFIAVTGSSGKTGTKEAIKTILSHFGPVFAGRGNFNNYLGVLINLASMPCHIEQAIFELGMNHAGEIRELSQMVKPNIAVITTISEAHLEFFNSCVEIADAKCEIFEGMAKNGIAIINIDNQYYGRVLDKLQKLAMNNIFTFGKSMGADSQLMRYKNQGQNVHLQYAVSNKILVKALDIVTPLIPEHSAVNYAAVLQVAAVLNKDLEVTVRQLPKILPTEGRGKIVKAEYNNLNFDIICDYYNANPESLKASLLYLKQLSSKQKIAIVGDMLELGNDSVQLHQAMVPLIIDSAATKICLVGNHVRHIYDLLPQYIEKYHFDNVDTLIENMSELLSGNELILIKGSRGIKLDKILQIFKVL, translated from the coding sequence ATGATTTGGTCAGCAGAAGATTTAAGCAATTGCTTAGGAGTAGTAATACATCCTAGTATTGCTGGTCAGCAAATACAGTTTAATTCTAATGCGGTATTAGCAGGAGATTTATTTATCGCCCTTAAAGGTAATAGAGATGGGCATGATTATGCGCTAGAGGCTATTGCTAAAGGAGCAAGTGCCGTAATTATTAGCCGCGAAATCCCAGGAATAGCTAGTGATAAAGTCATTAAGGTTTCTGATACATTATTAGCTTTGATACAAATGGCTGAATATAAGCGGCGCAAGTCGAAGGCAACCTTTATTGCGGTTACGGGGAGTAGCGGTAAAACAGGGACTAAAGAAGCAATTAAAACTATTTTGAGCCATTTTGGTCCGGTTTTTGCCGGTAGAGGAAACTTTAATAATTATCTAGGGGTACTCATTAATCTTGCTTCTATGCCATGTCATATAGAGCAGGCTATATTTGAGCTAGGTATGAACCACGCAGGAGAGATTAGAGAACTGAGCCAAATGGTAAAGCCTAATATAGCGGTGATTACCACGATCTCGGAAGCGCATTTGGAGTTTTTTAACTCTTGCGTGGAGATTGCAGATGCTAAGTGTGAAATTTTTGAGGGCATGGCAAAAAATGGGATAGCTATTATAAATATCGATAATCAATATTATGGTCGAGTTTTAGATAAGCTACAGAAGTTAGCAATGAATAATATATTTACTTTTGGTAAATCCATGGGCGCAGATTCTCAATTAATGCGATATAAAAATCAAGGCCAAAACGTACATTTACAATATGCTGTTTCTAACAAAATACTTGTTAAGGCGCTAGATATTGTGACCCCACTTATCCCTGAACACTCTGCGGTAAATTACGCAGCAGTTCTGCAAGTAGCAGCAGTTCTCAATAAAGACCTAGAAGTAACTGTTAGGCAGTTGCCAAAAATATTGCCTACTGAAGGGCGCGGTAAAATTGTTAAAGCTGAATATAATAATTTGAATTTCGATATTATTTGTGATTATTATAATGCTAACCCTGAATCATTAAAAGCCTCTTTATTATATTTAAAACAACTTAGTAGCAAACAAAAAATAGCTATAGTAGGAGACATGCTAGAATTGGGGAATGATTCGGTTCAATTACATCAAGCGATGGTGCCCCTGATAATTGATTCCGCTGCTACAAAAATCTGTTTAGTTGGTAATCATGTAAGGCATATATATGATTTACTTCCTCAGTATATAGAAAAATATCATTTTGATAATGTAGATACGCTGATAGAAAATATGAGTGAGTTGCTTAGTGGGAATGAATTGATTTTAATAAAAGGTTCAAGGGGTATTAAACTTGATAAAATTCTACAAATTTTTAAGGTATTATAA
- a CDS encoding MFS transporter gives MTNTSLTRQDLSIIIGNGLDHFDIALYGFIAPILSKIFFPNNDPIVSLILAYSVLASSIITRPVGAIIFSIIAKKWGAPLALSYSLIGVAVATVLMSIIPSYEMVGWVAPLILTIVRMLQGIFAEGETSIAKLYILENKPYTQALRASTLYQLSTMLGIIIASFISTILIIFNAPEYWRLCFVFGGNTAIIGYYLRKNLTTTPILIKPKVQIRTIISNNISLINNNKMNILYVSVINGFSYMTYAIPFIVMNSLIPLITAITFEEMMKYNTLLLIVDAALFAAIFPLIGEWIKKSSPNRVMSICAVLLTITIIPLWWFVDHASLWYVSLVRLWIIVLGVIFACPLNIWVNDLLPASDKYLLSSISNAIGSSILGRFTPALCIALWHFTGTSISVAIYIALISIVTIWALKKGSTKSGIYYDQINLDSSS, from the coding sequence ATGACTAATACTTCATTAACAAGACAAGATTTATCTATTATAATAGGGAATGGCTTAGACCATTTTGATATAGCTCTCTATGGTTTTATTGCCCCCATCCTGTCAAAAATTTTTTTTCCTAATAACGATCCTATAGTAAGTTTAATTTTAGCTTATAGCGTTCTTGCAAGTTCAATAATTACTAGACCCGTAGGTGCGATAATTTTTAGTATAATCGCAAAAAAATGGGGAGCGCCTTTAGCTTTATCTTATTCATTAATAGGAGTTGCGGTTGCTACAGTATTAATGAGTATTATCCCCTCTTATGAAATGGTAGGATGGGTTGCTCCTCTTATATTAACTATTGTCCGGATGTTACAAGGGATATTTGCAGAAGGCGAAACTTCTATTGCAAAATTATATATTCTCGAAAATAAGCCTTATACTCAAGCTTTAAGAGCTTCTACATTATATCAATTATCGACTATGCTCGGAATTATTATTGCTTCCTTTATTAGTACAATCTTAATTATTTTTAATGCTCCTGAATATTGGAGGTTATGTTTTGTCTTTGGGGGTAATACGGCTATTATAGGATATTATTTAAGAAAGAACTTAACTACAACTCCAATATTAATTAAGCCAAAAGTGCAAATTCGAACTATTATAAGTAATAATATAAGTTTAATTAATAATAATAAGATGAATATCCTATATGTGTCAGTAATAAACGGCTTTTCATATATGACTTATGCGATACCTTTTATAGTAATGAATAGTTTGATCCCTTTGATTACCGCAATAACCTTCGAAGAAATGATGAAATATAATACATTGTTACTAATTGTGGATGCTGCTCTATTTGCGGCTATATTTCCTTTAATAGGAGAGTGGATAAAAAAGAGTAGCCCTAATAGAGTAATGTCTATTTGTGCTGTTCTTTTAACCATCACTATTATCCCCTTATGGTGGTTTGTGGATCATGCTTCTTTATGGTATGTGAGTTTAGTTCGTTTATGGATTATTGTGTTAGGAGTAATTTTTGCCTGCCCCTTGAATATATGGGTTAATGACTTATTACCCGCTTCCGATAAATACTTACTCTCTAGTATTAGCAATGCGATAGGAAGTTCCATATTAGGGCGTTTTACTCCTGCCCTTTGTATTGCGCTATGGCATTTTACTGGCACTTCTATATCTGTAGCAATCTATATTGCTCTGATTTCTATAGTTACTATATGGGCATTAAAAAAAGGTAGTACAAAATCAGGAATTTATTATGATCAAATCAATTTGGACTCATCGAGTTAA
- a CDS encoding palindromic element RPE1 domain-containing protein, translated as MHNLKIIEEFLGETKSSTAAYIDVREEQRGVSTTKLPIRLGYARGLL; from the coding sequence TTGCATAACCTAAAGATAATTGAAGAATTTTTAGGAGAAACGAAGTCGAGTACCGCAGCGTACATAGACGTACGTGAGGAACAGAGAGGAGTTTCGACAACAAAATTACCAATTAGATTAGGTTATGCAAGAGGTCTACTCTAG
- a CDS encoding UDP-N-acetylmuramoyl-L-alanyl-D-glutamate--2,6-diaminopimelate ligase, with the protein MSAIKSKEITGLASDSRLAQPGNIFFAIKGLTADGNNFIDVVIKKGIKFIVTDNPDALNNSNILTNNVNITLVEDSRLALLDSINLFYPLLPKYRVAATGTNGKTSVVSYCRQLYSLLGHRSSSIGTLGVEYSPAINLSIIQEILDKSPQLTTLDLLTTRQIFHILAKHNINYIAFEASSHGLHQQRLDGIKVQVACFTSFSQDHLDYHKDMDSYLLAKLRLFTNNLLPFGIAIINSEIKQLGFITSYLQAHNIQFLTVGRGGDLNITATKQAIDRQNISFTYKEQCYNFATSIIGSFQASNLLIAAMMVHLTGFPLNEVIAKLPKIEAVKGRLQRASDDNSPYHVVIDYAHTPEALKKTLLELKQIKANAGSLKVIFGCGGNRDTTKRAQMGHIASQIADEIIITDDNPRYESASSIRQQIIKGIGDNNSNYEEIANREEAIIYTINNLQRNDILLIAGKGHEEYQIIKDIKTPFSDFDIAKKALKSFKD; encoded by the coding sequence ATTTCGGCAATAAAATCGAAAGAAATCACTGGCTTAGCTTCAGATTCTAGGCTAGCACAGCCAGGGAATATATTTTTTGCTATCAAAGGCCTCACCGCTGATGGTAATAATTTTATCGATGTCGTAATAAAAAAAGGGATAAAATTCATTGTCACCGACAACCCTGATGCCCTAAATAATTCAAATATTCTTACTAATAACGTCAATATAACGCTAGTTGAAGATTCTAGACTAGCTTTACTAGATTCAATTAATCTGTTTTATCCGCTATTACCTAAATATAGGGTGGCTGCTACCGGCACCAATGGCAAAACTTCTGTAGTATCTTATTGTAGGCAATTATATTCCTTATTAGGCCACCGTAGTAGCTCAATAGGGACCTTAGGCGTTGAGTATTCGCCCGCAATAAATCTCTCTATTATTCAGGAAATTCTAGACAAATCTCCGCAGCTTACCACTTTAGATCTTTTAACTACTAGGCAAATTTTCCATATCCTTGCCAAGCATAATATTAATTATATAGCTTTCGAAGCCTCTAGCCACGGCCTTCACCAGCAAAGGTTAGATGGGATCAAAGTACAAGTTGCATGCTTTACTAGTTTCAGCCAAGATCATCTTGATTATCATAAAGATATGGATTCTTATCTTTTAGCAAAATTAAGGTTATTTACCAACAATTTATTACCATTTGGTATTGCTATAATTAATTCTGAAATTAAACAATTAGGATTTATTACCAGCTATTTACAAGCACATAATATACAATTTTTAACTGTGGGTAGGGGAGGAGATTTAAACATTACTGCCACCAAGCAAGCAATTGATAGACAAAACATTAGCTTCACCTATAAAGAACAATGTTATAATTTTGCTACTAGTATAATCGGTAGTTTTCAAGCTTCTAATTTATTAATTGCAGCAATGATGGTGCACCTGACTGGCTTCCCATTGAATGAAGTAATAGCAAAGTTACCGAAAATTGAAGCAGTGAAAGGAAGATTACAAAGAGCTAGCGATGATAATAGTCCCTATCATGTAGTGATTGATTATGCTCATACTCCAGAAGCATTAAAAAAAACCTTGTTAGAGCTCAAACAAATAAAAGCAAACGCTGGGTCATTAAAGGTTATATTTGGTTGTGGGGGCAATAGAGATACTACAAAAAGGGCACAAATGGGGCACATTGCTAGCCAAATAGCAGATGAAATTATTATTACTGACGATAACCCTAGATATGAATCTGCAAGCTCAATAAGGCAACAGATCATTAAAGGTATAGGTGATAATAATTCTAATTATGAAGAAATAGCCAATCGAGAAGAAGCTATTATCTACACTATAAATAACCTACAGAGAAATGACATTTTATTAATTGCTGGTAAAGGGCATGAGGAGTATCAAATAATTAAGGATATAAAAACCCCATTTAGTGACTTTGATATTGCTAAGAAAGCATTAAAATCATTCAAGGATTGA
- a CDS encoding FAD-dependent monooxygenase: MKKGIVILGCGLSGMLTALSFAKRNIKTTILEYQSINAINFGTDIRTTALTPASVKFLNNINIWDKLEIFASKMLEVYVVDNKAPEMLWLKDVKNNEPLGYIISNNDLKKILLEEVKQNALIEIIDQFDYQKVESQNDQTIIYYQHTKLPSDDFAARRGGAKPIDNRQALSNNACKFISEEYKMIQSDLLVVCDGVNSKVRSYYFSNKIEKTYQQTALTFNIRHNKSHDNCAIEHFMPSGPFAILPLKNPFCSSVIWSTAERQAPLLLNLSKEQLEYLVNKNCGNSLGIIQIDSEISTFPLKARVSNKYFYNRIVLVADSAHLIHPLAGQGLNQGIKDIDTLTQLIFDREIHQETLAQYHKLRQEDNFIMYMITENLNSIFSNHSKALWYLRRLGFVTIDKVQFVKNFILQYAMGKR, encoded by the coding sequence ATGAAAAAGGGTATAGTCATATTAGGGTGTGGCTTGAGCGGAATGCTTACCGCCTTATCTTTTGCTAAACGAAATATCAAGACTACTATTCTTGAGTATCAATCTATTAACGCAATTAATTTTGGCACTGATATTAGGACTACCGCATTAACTCCAGCCTCAGTAAAATTTTTAAATAATATTAATATCTGGGATAAACTTGAAATATTTGCTAGTAAAATGCTTGAGGTATATGTTGTCGATAATAAAGCCCCAGAAATGTTATGGCTAAAGGATGTTAAAAACAATGAGCCATTAGGCTATATAATAAGTAATAATGATTTAAAAAAAATTTTGTTAGAAGAAGTTAAACAAAACGCTTTAATTGAGATAATTGATCAATTTGACTATCAAAAGGTTGAGAGTCAAAATGACCAGACTATCATCTATTATCAACATACTAAACTCCCCTCAGATGATTTTGCTGCTAGGCGCGGTGGAGCGAAGCCTATAGATAATAGGCAAGCATTGAGCAACAACGCATGCAAATTCATATCAGAGGAGTATAAAATGATCCAAAGCGATTTATTGGTAGTGTGTGATGGGGTTAATTCTAAAGTGCGCTCTTATTATTTTTCTAATAAAATAGAAAAAACATATCAGCAAACTGCTCTGACATTTAATATTCGTCATAATAAAAGTCATGATAATTGTGCTATCGAACATTTCATGCCTTCAGGACCTTTTGCAATTTTACCCTTAAAGAATCCATTTTGTTCCTCAGTAATATGGAGTACAGCAGAGCGGCAAGCCCCCTTGTTACTAAATTTATCTAAAGAACAACTGGAATATTTAGTAAATAAGAATTGTGGAAATTCTTTAGGAATTATTCAGATAGATAGTGAAATTAGTACTTTTCCTTTGAAGGCTCGTGTCTCTAATAAATATTTTTATAACAGAATAGTATTAGTAGCAGATAGTGCTCATCTTATTCATCCGTTAGCTGGGCAAGGTTTAAACCAAGGGATAAAAGATATTGATACCCTAACACAATTAATTTTTGATAGAGAAATCCACCAGGAGACGCTAGCGCAATATCACAAATTAAGGCAGGAGGATAATTTTATTATGTATATGATTACCGAGAATTTAAATAGTATTTTTTCCAATCATTCAAAAGCCTTATGGTACTTAAGGCGTTTGGGTTTTGTCACTATAGATAAAGTACAATTTGTTAAAAATTTTATATTGCAATATGCTATGGGGAAGAGATAA
- a CDS encoding monovalent cation/H+ antiporter complex subunit F yields the protein MINIFLIIILLFIIVVVLLLIKEINIFSKILLLNSLTNIVSLFICFLGSFKMNSSYLDIALIYFLLSFIASSAYLKYFIGQSK from the coding sequence ATGATAAATATTTTTTTAATTATTATACTCTTGTTTATTATTGTTGTAGTTTTGTTGTTAATTAAAGAAATAAATATTTTTAGCAAAATTCTATTATTAAATAGTTTAACTAATATAGTAAGCTTGTTCATTTGTTTTTTAGGGTCGTTTAAAATGAATAGTTCTTATTTAGATATTGCTTTAATATATTTTCTTTTAAGTTTTATAGCAAGTAGCGCTTATTTAAAATATTTTATAGGTCAATCTAAATGA
- a CDS encoding NAD(P)/FAD-dependent oxidoreductase has protein sequence MYNTDIIIIGAGPIGLFTIFQAGMLGMRCHIIDSQEITGGQCSLLYPEKPIYDIPAYPKILAADLITQLEEQARPFNAAYHLNQQVTQLSKEEKGFKITTSKNTIISAKVIIIAAGSGAFGPNKPPLVNIETFEGKSVFYFINNRNNFANKEIVIAGGGDSAVDWTILLADIAKKIYLVHRREKFRAAPESIRQLKELAAKGQVELVINYQLDHLLGNDGKLDAVGVKDLEGNIRILPANILLPFFGLAQELGPIKNWGLNLKTNHILVDPQSLETNIPGIYAIGDIANYPGKLKLILTGFAEAASSLHHAYTKVFEGKALHFEYSTTKGVNS, from the coding sequence ATGTACAATACTGATATTATTATTATCGGCGCAGGACCTATTGGGTTGTTTACTATTTTTCAAGCTGGAATGTTAGGGATGCGGTGTCATATCATCGACTCACAAGAGATAACAGGCGGACAATGTAGCCTGCTTTATCCAGAAAAACCTATATATGATATACCGGCTTACCCTAAAATTCTTGCTGCAGACTTAATCACACAACTTGAAGAGCAAGCAAGACCCTTTAATGCTGCTTATCACCTTAATCAGCAAGTAACCCAACTGAGCAAAGAGGAAAAAGGGTTCAAAATTACTACTTCGAAAAATACTATAATATCCGCTAAAGTCATTATCATAGCTGCGGGCAGTGGTGCTTTTGGCCCTAATAAACCCCCACTTGTCAATATAGAAACTTTTGAAGGTAAATCAGTATTTTATTTCATTAATAATCGTAATAATTTTGCTAATAAAGAAATAGTAATAGCGGGCGGAGGAGATTCTGCTGTCGATTGGACAATCTTACTAGCAGACATTGCAAAAAAAATATATTTAGTACATAGGCGCGAAAAATTTAGAGCTGCTCCAGAAAGTATAAGACAATTGAAAGAATTAGCCGCAAAAGGGCAAGTGGAACTTGTAATTAATTATCAACTAGACCATTTATTAGGAAATGATGGGAAACTCGACGCAGTAGGGGTAAAGGATCTAGAAGGAAATATCCGGATTTTACCTGCCAATATTTTATTACCTTTTTTTGGCTTAGCTCAAGAACTAGGTCCGATAAAAAACTGGGGATTAAACCTTAAAACTAATCATATACTAGTAGATCCTCAGTCTTTGGAAACAAATATCCCAGGAATTTACGCCATTGGTGATATTGCTAATTATCCGGGAAAACTAAAATTAATTCTGACTGGTTTTGCTGAAGCCGCTAGCAGTTTACATCATGCTTATACTAAAGTATTTGAAGGGAAAGCTTTACATTTTGAATATTCTACTACTAAAGGAGTAAATAGCTAG
- a CDS encoding bifunctional 5,10-methylenetetrahydrofolate dehydrogenase/5,10-methenyltetrahydrofolate cyclohydrolase: MSPNNIINGRYFAGEILSKLAAEIENLKQRHQLVPALAIILVGANPASTLYIRNKLRAAEKIGMKAVQINLPDNVSINHIIKEIKHLNEDPTISGIIVQLPLPPHIDNNIILSAINPNKDVDGFHPLNVGYLHSDLGNGFIPCTALGCIELLKHVDSNLEGKNAVVIGRSNIVGKPLAALLLKENCTVSICHSSTQNLRSITMQADIVISAIGVPLKLTEEYFNPHSIVIDVGISKIPGTDKIVGDVDFINVVNKVRYISPVPGGVGPMTVAFLLQNTLKAALRSHYKLK, from the coding sequence ATATCACCCAACAATATAATTAATGGTAGATATTTTGCAGGGGAAATCTTATCTAAGTTAGCTGCAGAAATAGAAAATCTTAAACAACGACATCAATTAGTACCTGCCCTTGCTATTATTTTAGTAGGAGCTAATCCAGCCAGCACTTTATATATAAGAAATAAGTTAAGAGCTGCAGAAAAAATTGGCATGAAGGCAGTACAAATCAATTTACCAGATAATGTTTCCATAAATCATATAATAAAGGAGATAAAGCACTTGAACGAGGACCCTACTATTTCAGGTATTATTGTACAGCTTCCTCTCCCTCCCCATATAGATAATAACATAATTTTATCCGCTATTAACCCTAATAAAGATGTGGACGGCTTTCACCCGCTCAATGTTGGTTATCTACATAGCGATTTAGGGAACGGTTTCATACCATGTACAGCTCTTGGTTGTATTGAATTACTGAAACATGTAGACTCAAATTTAGAAGGGAAGAATGCAGTGGTTATAGGGCGCTCAAATATAGTAGGCAAACCGCTCGCCGCTTTATTACTCAAAGAAAATTGTACAGTATCTATATGTCATTCTAGTACTCAAAACTTACGTAGCATCACTATGCAAGCTGACATAGTGATATCGGCGATTGGCGTGCCCTTAAAATTAACGGAAGAATATTTCAATCCTCATTCTATAGTCATTGATGTGGGGATCAGTAAAATTCCAGGCACAGATAAAATAGTTGGAGATGTGGACTTTATAAATGTTGTTAATAAAGTACGGTATATTTCTCCTGTGCCTGGAGGGGTGGGTCCTATGACGGTGGCTTTTTTACTGCAAAATACACTTAAAGCAGCACTACGATCCCACTATAAGCTTAAATAA
- the iscX gene encoding Fe-S cluster assembly protein IscX: MHWNDVDEIATHLEENYPDEDISELTIQDLEDLVKSLSEFDDHEVETNREVLKEILEAWEEIRNNNSQE; encoded by the coding sequence ATGCATTGGAATGATGTGGACGAAATCGCTACCCATTTAGAAGAAAACTATCCCGACGAAGATATATCTGAATTAACCATACAAGATCTTGAAGATTTAGTAAAATCACTAAGTGAATTTGATGATCATGAGGTTGAAACAAATAGAGAAGTATTAAAAGAAATACTTGAAGCTTGGGAAGAAATTAGAAATAATAATTCCCAAGAATAG
- the nadC gene encoding carboxylating nicotinate-nucleotide diphosphorylase gives MQLHLTSLKTFLDNTLSEDLGIGGDITSKYLIDKNQHIEFHISAREKMVLCGCPIVLYFFNNHSNIKYQFFAQDGDNIAAGGPIIKGTGKALEILALERTILNYLQHLSGIATLTNEYVTKIDNNKTKICDTRKTLPGLRLLQKYAVTCGGGRNHRFALDSSILIKDNHIAICGSIENAIQKAKAYAPHYTKVEVECDNLEQVQKALECGVDIIMLDNMSLEQISNAVKLINNECLIEVSGQVTLQTISQLANLNVDFISIGRLTNSVPSIDIGLDI, from the coding sequence ATGCAACTACATCTAACTTCACTTAAGACATTTCTGGATAATACCTTATCAGAAGACTTAGGGATAGGAGGTGATATTACCTCTAAATATTTAATTGATAAAAACCAACATATCGAATTTCATATTAGTGCGCGAGAAAAAATGGTGCTGTGTGGATGCCCTATAGTTTTATACTTCTTTAATAATCACTCAAATATTAAATATCAATTCTTTGCACAAGATGGGGATAATATCGCGGCAGGAGGGCCAATAATTAAAGGGACTGGTAAGGCTCTTGAAATATTAGCTTTGGAGAGAACTATTTTGAATTATTTGCAGCATTTATCCGGCATCGCAACTTTAACTAATGAATATGTTACTAAAATAGATAATAATAAAACTAAAATTTGTGATACACGTAAAACCTTGCCAGGCCTTAGGCTACTACAGAAATATGCTGTTACTTGTGGGGGAGGACGCAATCACCGTTTTGCGCTAGATAGTAGTATCTTAATAAAAGATAATCATATAGCAATTTGTGGCTCTATTGAAAATGCTATCCAAAAAGCAAAAGCTTATGCTCCTCACTATACGAAAGTAGAAGTAGAATGTGATAATTTAGAACAAGTGCAAAAAGCTTTAGAGTGCGGGGTGGATATTATAATGCTTGATAATATGAGCTTAGAGCAGATCAGCAATGCGGTAAAGCTTATAAATAATGAATGCTTAATTGAAGTTTCAGGACAAGTTACTTTACAAACCATATCTCAGCTAGCCAATTTAAATGTAGATTTTATATCAATCGGGCGGTTAACTAATTCCGTACCATCAATTGACATTGGTTTAGATATATAA